In Nocardioides luti, the DNA window GGACCGCTTCGTGTTCGACACCGCGCTCGAGGACGCCGCCTGGGACGAGAGCACCCAGCGCTGGACCTCCCGGACCTCCGCGGGCACGGTCGTCAGCCGCACCCTCGTCGTCGGCGCCGGCGGGCTCTCCGAGCCGCGACTGCCCGACATCGCGGGCATCGACGACTTCGGCGGCGAGCTCTTCCACTCCGCGCGCTGGGACCACGACGTCGACCTCGCCGGCAAGCGGATCGCCGTGATCGGCACCGGCGCCTCGGCCATCCAGATCATCCCCGAGCTGCAGAAGGTCGCGGGGCACGTCGACGTCTACCAGCGCACCGCGCCGTACGTCATCCCGCGCAACGACCGCACCTACACGCGCGTCGAGCGCGCGCTCTTCAAGAAGGCCCCGGCCCTGCAGAAGGCCTACCGGACCGGCATCTACTGGTCCAAGGAGCTGCTCGTCCCGGGCTTCACCTTCGAGCCGCGGATGGCGATGCCCGCCAAGCAGCTGGCGCTGGCCAACCTGCGCAAGGGCGTCTCCGACCCCGACCTGCGCGCGCGGCTCACCCCGACCTTCGAGATCGGCTGCAAGCGGATCCTGATCTCCAACGCCTACTACCCCGCGATCGCCTCCGACAACGTCGAGCTGGTCACCGACCGGATCGAGCGGATCACGCCGACGGGCGTCGTGACCGCCGACGGCGTCGAGCGCCCCGTGGACGTCGTCGTCGTGGCCACCGGCTTCTTCACCACCGAGCTGCCGATCGCCCAGCGGATCCACGGCCAGGGCGGCGCCACGCTCGCCGACACCTGGCGCGAGGACGGGATGGCGGCCCACAAGGGCACCACCGTGCACGGCTTCCCGAACCTCTTCATGATCGTCGGCCCGAACACCGGCCTGGGCCACTCGAGCATGGTCTTCGTGATCGAGTCCCAGGTGGAGTACATCCGCAGCGCCGTCCGCACCCTGCGCCACGGCAAGCACGCGGCCGTGTCGCCGAAGGCGTCGGCCCAGCGCCGCTGGAACGACCGGCTCCAGCGCCGGATGAAGCGCACCGTCTGGACACGAGGCGGCTGCGCCAGCTGGTACCTCGACGAGCACGGCAAGAACACCGTCCTCTGGCCTCGCACGACCGTCTCGTTCCGGCGCTCGCTCGCCGAGTTCGACGTCACGGAGTACGACGTCACCGCGCCTGTCACCGCAGGCACCACCGAAGGGATCTCCGCATGAAGACGCTCGACGACAAGGTGGTCGTGATCACCGGGGCCGGCTCCGGCATCGGCCGCGCCCTCGCCCTCAACCTGGCCGCCAAGGGCTCGCTGCTCGCCCTCTCGGACGTCGACGACGCCGGCCTCGCCGAGACCGTCGACCTGGTCAAGGGGGCCGGCGCGCGCGAGGTCCGCAGCGACCACCTCGACGTGGCCGACCGCGCCGCCTTCGCGGCGTACGCCGACGTCGTCGTCGGCCAGTTCGGCCGCGCCAACGTGATCATCAACAACGCGGGCGTGGCGCTGGCCGGTGACCTCACCGAGCTCGAGTACGACGACATGGACTGGATCGTCGGCATCAACTTCTGGGGCGTCGTGCACGGCACCAAGGCGTTCCTGCCGCACCTGATCGCCTCGGGCGACGGCCACGTCGTCAACCTGTCCTCGCTCTTCGGGCTGATCTCGATGCCCGGCCAGAGCATGTACAACGCCACGAAGTACGCCGTCCGCGGCATGACCGAGGCGCTGCGCGAGGAGATGCTGATCGCGAAGCACCAGGTCGGCGTCACCGCCGTGCACCCCGGCGGCATCAAGACCGCCGTCGCGCGGAACGCCCGGATGGCCAAGAACGAGGACAAGGAGGCCAGCGCGAAGTTCTTCGACGAGAAGCTGGCCAAGATGGAGCCCGAGCGCGCCGCCGAGATCATCGTCAAGGGGATCCTCGGCAACAAGGCCCGCGTCCTCGTCGGCCTCGACGCCCACGCGCTGCACCACTTCGCCAAGCTCACCGGGTCGCGCTACCAGGACGTCATCGCCCGCTCGGCCGGCAAGCTCGCGCCGAAGAAGGTCACCGTCCTCTGAGGCTGCCCCAGCCGGTGGTTGAGGAGGTTGCGCAGCAACCGTCTCGAAACCACGGCTCGGTTTCGGTGGGTGGTTTCGAGACAGGCGCCAGGGCGCCTTCCTCAACCACCGCGGGGACACCTGCTGGAATGACCCCATGAGCCCGCAGCCCGGTGACGCCGTCCGGATGGTGATGACCAAGTGGGGCGACGGGCCGCACTGGGAGTTCGACGGCGTCCTGCTGGGCAGCGACGAGCACGGGGACTGGGTGGGGATCGCCGGCGGGACGTTCATGTCCCGGCCGGGGGCGGAGTACGTCGCGCCCGCCGACCACGTCACGCTCGTCCCGGCCGCCGGGCCGGACCGGGACCGCGGGTTCCTCGCCACCTTCTACGCCCCCGGCGCGGCGGTGCAGGTCTACGTCGACATGACCACGCCACCGGTGTGGGACGGCGCGGTCCTGCGGGCCGTCGACCTCGACCTCGACGTCGTGCGCGGCACGACCGGCCGGGTCTGGGTCGACGACGAGGACGAGTTCGCCGACCACCGGGTGCAGCTCGGCTACCCCGACGAGATCAGCCGGCTGGCGATGAGCACCTGCGACCGCGTGCAGGCGGCCGTGCAGGCCTCCGCGGCGCCGTACGACGGCAGTGCGAGCGTCTGGCTCGAGCGGCTCGCGAGCCGCTGACCCGCATCAGGCGTCGACGGTCTCCCGCCGGTCGCGCCGCTCCCGGCGCGCGGCGCGACCGGTGCGGACGCGGAGCGGTCCGACGAGGCGCGGCCCGGCGAGCCGGCTCTCGAGCTTGTTGGCCTCACGCTTGAGCGGCTGGGCGACGTACTCCCCCAGGATCACGCCGGACGACAGCGCGATCGCGATCGAGGCGGCGGTGACCATCGCCAGCATGCCGTCGGAGGAGTTGGCCGAGCCGCCCTCCCCCAGCAGCGCGAGGCCGCGGTAGATCGAGAGACCGGGGAGCATCGGCACCACCGCGGACACCACCACGACGAGCGGCGGCACCCGCACCCGGCCGGCCACGGTGTAGCTCACGAGGCCGATGAAGAACGCTGCCAGCCCCGTCGACCAGGCCCGGCTGAAGCCCTGTAGGACGATCGTCTGCGAGATCACCACGGCCGCCGCGGCGATCAGCCCGATGGGGCCGATCGCGCGGGCCGGGGCGTAGCAGGCGAACGCGAACGCCGCAGCGCAGATCGCGCTGCCG includes these proteins:
- a CDS encoding DUF402 domain-containing protein; amino-acid sequence: MSPQPGDAVRMVMTKWGDGPHWEFDGVLLGSDEHGDWVGIAGGTFMSRPGAEYVAPADHVTLVPAAGPDRDRGFLATFYAPGAAVQVYVDMTTPPVWDGAVLRAVDLDLDVVRGTTGRVWVDDEDEFADHRVQLGYPDEISRLAMSTCDRVQAAVQASAAPYDGSASVWLERLASR
- a CDS encoding flavin-containing monooxygenase, with translation MTTWAEARHVEHLIVGAGFAGLCAAIKLQEDGETDFLVVEKGSDVGGTWRDNTYPGAACDVPSQLYSFSFAPNPEWTSSFSPQPEIQAYIRRTAERSGVLDRFVFDTALEDAAWDESTQRWTSRTSAGTVVSRTLVVGAGGLSEPRLPDIAGIDDFGGELFHSARWDHDVDLAGKRIAVIGTGASAIQIIPELQKVAGHVDVYQRTAPYVIPRNDRTYTRVERALFKKAPALQKAYRTGIYWSKELLVPGFTFEPRMAMPAKQLALANLRKGVSDPDLRARLTPTFEIGCKRILISNAYYPAIASDNVELVTDRIERITPTGVVTADGVERPVDVVVVATGFFTTELPIAQRIHGQGGATLADTWREDGMAAHKGTTVHGFPNLFMIVGPNTGLGHSSMVFVIESQVEYIRSAVRTLRHGKHAAVSPKASAQRRWNDRLQRRMKRTVWTRGGCASWYLDEHGKNTVLWPRTTVSFRRSLAEFDVTEYDVTAPVTAGTTEGISA
- a CDS encoding SDR family NAD(P)-dependent oxidoreductase, with protein sequence MKTLDDKVVVITGAGSGIGRALALNLAAKGSLLALSDVDDAGLAETVDLVKGAGAREVRSDHLDVADRAAFAAYADVVVGQFGRANVIINNAGVALAGDLTELEYDDMDWIVGINFWGVVHGTKAFLPHLIASGDGHVVNLSSLFGLISMPGQSMYNATKYAVRGMTEALREEMLIAKHQVGVTAVHPGGIKTAVARNARMAKNEDKEASAKFFDEKLAKMEPERAAEIIVKGILGNKARVLVGLDAHALHHFAKLTGSRYQDVIARSAGKLAPKKVTVL